In Myxococcus virescens, the genomic stretch GACGTCCGACGTGCACCGGCGCCTGGTGAGCGCGGAGCAGCGGTTGTCCGTGGCCCAGCACCGATATGGACGCCGGTTGGGCATCGCGGCGGCCATCGCCGGGGTGGGGTTGGTCACCTTCCTGGTGGCCGCGTGGCAGCTCGGTGGTGATTCCGCACCCGCGCCGGAGGAGGCCCCGCGGGAGGCGCAGGTCGAGGCCACCCCCGTGGGCCCACCGCCCGCCATGCCCATCGCGCCGCCGTCGCCGCCGGTGCCGGCGCGTCCGCCGCCGCCCGCTCCAGAAGCCGCGTCGCGAGGGGGCGAGGAGGATGCGGCCCCCGAGCCGAAGCCTCCCCCGAAGTCTCAGCGCGCGTATGTCACCATCACCACCAATGTGCCGGCGAGCGTCTACGTCGACGGCACGCGGCTGAGCCGTCGTACGCCCCTCAACCGATACCCCGTCAAGGCGGGCACCCGGCGCATCAAGCTGGTGTCCGTCGCCACCGGTGAGCCCAAGGAGCTGGACCTGCGCATCAAGCGGGGGCAGCACCTCAAGGTCCTGGTGGACTCGTTCACGTCTCCGAGGCGGTGACCATGGACCCGACCCGCATCTTCGTCGTCGAGGATCAACCCCAGCTCCTGAAGAATCTGGTGAAGGTGCTGGCCACCTTCCCCGAACTGGAGGTGGTCGGTACTTCCCAGGAAGGGGAGGCCGCGGTGGAGGACATCGTCCAACTCCGCCCCCAGCTCGTCCTCCTGGACCTGGAGTTGCCCGGCATCAACGGCATCCAGGTGACCCAGCGGGTGAAGCGCCGCGCCCCGGAGGTGGAGATCCTCATCCTCACGTCCTTCGACGACGAGACGAAGGTGTATGAGGCCATCCAGGCCGGGGCCTCCGGCTACCTGGTGAAGCGGGTGGGACCGGAGAAGATCCGCTCCGGCATCCAGGAGGTGATGGAGGGCGGGACCGTCTTGGAGCCCATCATCGCCAAGCGCTTCTGGAACTACTTTCAGTCCGTTCAGGCGAAGTCCACCCAGGCGGAGAAGAAGCCGGAGAACCCCTGGTCGCTCACGCCGCTGGAGTTCGAGGTGCTGCGCTACGTGGCCAAGGGCCTGTCCAACGCCGAGGTGGGGCACGTGATGACGCTGGAGCGGCGGACGGTGCGCACGCACCTGTCGCATATCTACCGGAAGATGGGCGTCAACTCTCACGTGGAGGCCGTGGTGATGGCCTTGCGTGCGGGTGTCGTGGATCTATAGCCACGCTCTGGTTAGGTTCGGGGTCCTATGTCCAAGGCTTCCCCGAGCAAAGTACCCACTCGCGTGGCGGACCCCGCACTCGAGTCCCTGTTCGACGTCCACGAGGCCACGCTTCCCAACGGCCTCCAGGTGCGGCTGCTCGCCAACCACCAGGCGCCTGTCGTCAGTCTCTACACCGTGTTCCAGGTCGGCAGCCGCAACGAGCGGCCCGGCATCACCGGCATCAGCCACCTGTTCGAGCACATGATGTTCAACGGGGCGAAGAAGTACGGCCCCAAGATGTTCGACAAGACGCTGGAGTCCAACGGCGGCCGCTCGAACGCGTACACGTCCACCGACCTGACGGTGTACTACGACGACTTCTCCGCCGACGCGCTAGAGACGGTGCTGGACCTGGAGTCGGACCGGATGCGCTCGCTGCGCATCTCCCAGGCGACGCTCACCAGCGAGCGCGAGGTGGTGAAGGAAGAGCGCCGCGTCCGCGTGGACAACGACATCTTCGGCCTCATGGACGAGGAGCTGGGCACGCTCGTCTACAAGGCGCATCCCTACCGCTGGCCTGTCATTGGATGGATGGCGGACATCGAGGCCATCCGCCGCGAGGACTGCCAGGACTACTTCCGCACCTACTACGCGCCCAACAACGCGGTGCTCTACATCGTCGGGGCCATCGACCCGAAGAAGACGCTGGCGCTGGTACGCAAATACTACGGGAACATCCCCAAGGGCCCCGCGCCCGCGGCGGTGCTCAACTCGGAGCCCGAGCAGAAGGGCGAGCGCCGCGCCGAGGTCCGCCACCCCGCACAGTCCCCCGCGCTGATGCTGGGCTTCCGGGGGCCGGCCGCGCGCGATGACGACACCTTCGTGCTGGACGTCATCCAGTACGTGCTGACGAAGGGGGAGGGGAGCCGGCTGATCCGCTCGCTGGTGTACGAGCAGAAGCTGGCCGTGTCGCTGATGCTCGACTGGAGCTGGCGCATCGACCCGGGCACCATCCTCTTCTACCTGGCCCTGAAGCCGGACTCCGACCCGAAGAAGGTGGAGGCCGCGCTGTACGCCGAACTGGAGAAGATCGCGCGCGAGGGCATCACCGAGCGCGAGCTGCAGAAGGCGCAGAACAACCTGCGCTCGGACCACCTGCGCGAGCTGGCCACGAACAGCGGCCGGGCGCATGCCCTGGGCCACTACGAGGCGTTGCTCGGCGACTGGCGCCGGTTGCTGACGCTGCCCTCCACCTACGCCTCCATCACCAACGACCAGGTCAAGGCTGTGGCCGCGAAGTACTTCGCGCCCGAGCGCCGCTCCGTGGTGACGCTGGTTCCCGCGCCCACCGAAGCCTGAGCCCGGTCCGTACAAGGAAACCTCCCGATATGGCTTCTCGCAAGAGCCCCTCCCGAAAGTCCCCCGCACGTCCGGCGAAGCGCGCCGGCGGCAAGGCCCCCGTCGCTCGCAAGGCTTCGCCGAAGCGCGGCGCGGCCCGCGCCACGACGAGCGCCCTCACGCTTCCCACGCTGCACGAAAGCACCACGTCCAGTGGCCTGAAGGTCATCGCCGCCGAGCGCGGCCCCCTGCCCATGGTGTCCGTGCGGCTGGTGATTCGCGCGGGCAGCGCCACCGACCCGGATGGCAAGCACGGCCTGGCGGACTTCACCGCCCGGCTGCTGCGCCGGGGCACCCGCCGGCTGAACGCGCAGGCCATCGACGAAGCGGTGGAGTTCGTCGGTGCCAGCCTGGGCGTGGGTGTGAGTGAAGACACGCTGTCGGTGGCCCTCACCACGCCGTCCGAGCACTTCGCGCAGATGCTCGACATCCTGGGCCAGTTGGTGCGCGAGCCCACGTTCCCGCAGTCCGAAGTGGACGATGCGCGCGAGCGCGAGCTGGCGCAGTTCGCCAATGACCTGGACGACCCGTCCATCATCGCCGACCGCGCCATGGTCCGCGCGCTCTGGGGCAACCACCCCTACGGCCACGACGTGGGCGGTTCGTCGAAGACCGTGAAGACCTTCACGCGCGATGACGTGG encodes the following:
- a CDS encoding M16 family metallopeptidase, producing the protein MSKASPSKVPTRVADPALESLFDVHEATLPNGLQVRLLANHQAPVVSLYTVFQVGSRNERPGITGISHLFEHMMFNGAKKYGPKMFDKTLESNGGRSNAYTSTDLTVYYDDFSADALETVLDLESDRMRSLRISQATLTSEREVVKEERRVRVDNDIFGLMDEELGTLVYKAHPYRWPVIGWMADIEAIRREDCQDYFRTYYAPNNAVLYIVGAIDPKKTLALVRKYYGNIPKGPAPAAVLNSEPEQKGERRAEVRHPAQSPALMLGFRGPAARDDDTFVLDVIQYVLTKGEGSRLIRSLVYEQKLAVSLMLDWSWRIDPGTILFYLALKPDSDPKKVEAALYAELEKIAREGITERELQKAQNNLRSDHLRELATNSGRAHALGHYEALLGDWRRLLTLPSTYASITNDQVKAVAAKYFAPERRSVVTLVPAPTEA
- a CDS encoding response regulator — translated: MDPTRIFVVEDQPQLLKNLVKVLATFPELEVVGTSQEGEAAVEDIVQLRPQLVLLDLELPGINGIQVTQRVKRRAPEVEILILTSFDDETKVYEAIQAGASGYLVKRVGPEKIRSGIQEVMEGGTVLEPIIAKRFWNYFQSVQAKSTQAEKKPENPWSLTPLEFEVLRYVAKGLSNAEVGHVMTLERRTVRTHLSHIYRKMGVNSHVEAVVMALRAGVVDL